One stretch of Oncorhynchus clarkii lewisi isolate Uvic-CL-2024 chromosome 3, UVic_Ocla_1.0, whole genome shotgun sequence DNA includes these proteins:
- the LOC139386271 gene encoding zinc finger protein 804A-like, with protein MACYYIVISSTHLSNGHFRNIKGVFRGPLSKNGNKNLDYAEKERTTTMAKALEDLKANFYCDLCDKQYYKHQEFDNHINSYDHAHKQRLKELKQREFARNVASKTRKDERKQERALQRLHELAEQRREVQCAPGSGPKFKSTTVAVDASCRESRTDGLSGESHNSTVLETGTHNHTTGTSTGLASNSKTQQTSYWPYNGKAKKQTYKRHKIAFSFSFPKKASVKLDSAAAVFCENTEEGSKERTGTRKLRIPLVELNVPVSTTAEEKGQGFAGVEINGTKPGDLSPNGVSEGSQKSSDTLSRSDIPMPPQASHLYSVLVNSEDIARHYVSSVSQLPASLCHIPLDDPDTVLDTQNSEETQRNGSTEAEPETSKQQQVHKVERSVSREENFSISSSDGPPENVSSSSSQSSERPGTAREKGEDSTVVVKTLSGPFTKPSQPFFSVLSKDGYTVLQWPSEMLTFTRTEPRLSYSCNPLHFDFKASQQSRAKVRTGDSQSKTEPRLSEALCIGSTSVCSEELIDNKHNKEAYSRPDHHIPIRVDRETVERKDCLICDHHMSDIDTESCSLQLKRHGRVYSSGKSSSQSKDQTGKRAAGIKKWKSRDRRHYRSHKKKKRRRRRRRRGGYEEERHRETETDGGVESDAEKCNKFQRQSECHNVHISDPPVGHNVHISDLPVGHNVHISDLPVGHNVHISDLPVGHNVHISDLPVGHNVHMAEPPVDVKSDDRCKMKIQNLMNTDVEYSVVKGPLASCSALSQPAVEHSSKPMGGSPRLQIQNSVPSIKEDKMGNNGEDCITRQTVTVAAHVSPLGAREITPPFITPQRFQIQNTGPDKSCQHSFQSYPNRQRCYPGIRVNDETGIREGLRPGGLNITGSLCSPYHRPASYHNHRPPSFHPQHPSDGMEKHHCVIQIQTHRHILHHHRQHQVFPGKMKPVLPGSPVPMSPSCPPMLHPVHLSPVPNGSITIQHTILHHQHHHAYHHAAFLPPHPQPPLFPQVLPVPVSRRPMGADMCPPGPSPFLTSTPHLSVVAPPSLHHHPMAVTFHAMPRPTMFPPSMLQSHPHPTVIPLQPMF; from the exons GACTACGCGGAGAAGGAGAGGACGACGACCATGGCCAAGGCCTTGGAGGACCTGAAGGCCAACTTCTACTGTGACCTGTGTGACAAGCAGTACTACAAGCATCAGGAGTTTGACAACCACATTAACTCTTATGACCATGCTCACAAACAG CGGCTAAAGGAGCTGAAGCAGAGAGAGTTTGCCCGGAATGTGGCCTCTAAAACCAGGAAGGATGAGAGGAAACAGGAGAGAGCACTCCAGAGGTTACATGAGCTGGCCGAACAACGCAGAGAGGTCCAATG CGCTCCGGGCAGTGGCCCCAAGTTCAAGTCTACTACTGTAGCAGTGGACGCCAGCTGCAGAGAGAGCCGTACTGATGGACTGTCAGGAGAGAGCCACAACTCCACCGTGCTGGAGACCGGcacccacaaccacaccacaggcACCAGCACTGGCCTGGCCTCCAACAGCAAGACCCAGCAGACATCGTACTGGCCCTACAACGGCAAGGCCAAGAAACAAACTTACAAAAGGCACAAAATCGCCTTCTCGTTCTCATTCCCAAAGAAAGCATCGGTGAAGCTGGATTCTGCAGCGGCTGTGTTTTGTGAGAACACGGAGGAGGGTTCCAAAGAACGTACCGGAACACGGAAGCTCAGAATTCCCCTCGTTGAGCTGAACGTCCCTGTTTCAACCACTGCAGAGGAGAAAGGACAGGGTTTTGCGGGTGTGGAGATTAACGGCACTAAGCCTGGTGATCTTAGCCCTAACGGTGTTAGTGAGGGGAGCCAGAAGTCATCAGATACACTGTCCAGGTCTGACATCCCCATGCCTCCACAGGCATCACATCTGTATTCTGTGCTGGTTAACTCGGAGGATATCGCCAGACATTATGTGTCCTCTGTCTCCCAATTACCTGCATCCCTTTGTCACATTCCCCTAGATGACCCAGACACAGTATTAGATACACAGAACTCTGAGGAAACTCAGAGGAACGGCTCAACAGAGGCTGAACCGGAAACAAGCAAACAGCAACAAGTTCATAAAGTAGAAAGGAGTGTCTCACGGGAAGAAAACTTCTCCATTAGCAGTTCTGATGGTCCCCCTGAgaacgtctcctcctcctcctctcagtcctCTGAGCGTCCTGGGACtgcgagagagaaaggagaagacaGTACGGTGGTGGTGAAGACCCTGTCGGGTCCTTTCACCAAGCCCAGTCAGCCGTTCTTCTCTGTGCTCAGCAAAGATGGATACACTGTTCTCCAATGGCCTTCAGAGATGCTGACCTTCACCAGGACAGAGCCCCGTCTCTCCTACAGCTGCAATCCACTCCATTTTGACTTTAAGGCCTCGCAGCAGAGCAGGGCGAAGGTTCGTACTGGTGACAGTCAGAGTAAGACGGAGCCGAGGTTATCCGAGGCGTTGTGTATCGGCTCAACCTCTGTCTGTTCTGAGGAACTAATAGACAACAAGCACAACAAAGAGGCCTACTCAAGGCCAGACCATCATATCCCTATCAGAGTTGACAGGGAGACAGTGGAGAGGAAGGATTGTCTAATATGTGATCACCACATGAGTGACATAGACACAGAGAGCTGCAGCTTGCAACTGAAGAGACACGGCAGAGTCTACAGCAGTGGTAAATCTAGTAGTCAGTCAAAAGATCAGACTGGCAAGAGAGCAGCAGGCATCAAGAAATGGAAATCCAGAGACCGGCGCCATTACAGGAGccacaagaagaagaagagaaggagaaggagaaggaggagaggaggatatgaggaagagaggcacagagagactgagacggATGGAGGTGTGGAGAGCGATGCAGAGAAATGCAACAAATTCCAGAGGCAGTCAGAGT GTCACAATGTTCACATCTCAGACCCTCCTGTAGGTCACAATGTTCACATCTCAGACCTTCCTGTAGGTCACAATGTTCACATCTCAGACCTTCCTGTAGGTCACAATGTTCACATCTCAGACCTTCCTGTAGGTCACAATGTTCACATCTCAGACCTTCCTGTAGGTCACAATGTTCACATGGCAGAACCTCCTGTGGATGTAAAGTCTGATGACAGATGTAAGATGAAGATCCAGAATCTAATGAATACAGACGTAGAATACTCTGTTGTTAAAGGTCCACTGGCCAGCTGTAGTGCCCTGAGTCAGCCAGCTGTAGAGCACAGCAGTAAGCCAATGGGAGGCTCTCCTCGGCTCCAGATTCAGAACAGTGTTCCCAGCATCAAAGAAGACa AAATGGGCAACAATGGAGAAGATTGTATAACAAGACAAACAGTGACAGTAGCAGCTCACGTCAGTCCACTGGGTGCGAGAGAGATCACCCCTCCATTCATCACTCCACAGAGGTTTCAGATACAGAATACGGGCCCGGACAAGTCCTGTCAGCATAGTTTCCAGAGCTACCCCAACCGCCAGAGGTGTTATCCTGGGATTAGGGTTAATGACGAGACGGGGATCAGGGAGGGCCTGAGGCCAGGAGGCCTTAACATTACAGGCAGCCTGTGTAGTCCCTATCATAGACCAGCTAGCTACCACAATCACAGACCACCGAGTTTCCATCCGCAGCACCCGTCTGACGGCATGGAGAAACACCACTGTGTCATTCAAATCCAGACCCATAGACACATCCTCCATCACCATCGGCAACACCAGGTGTTCCCAGGGAAGATGAAGCCTGTCCTGCCTGGGTCTCctgtccccatgtctccctcctgtcctcccatGCTCCACCCCGTTCACCTGTCTCCCGTGCCTAACGGGTCCATCACCATCCAACACACCATTctccaccaccagcaccaccatgCCTACCACCATGCAGCCTTCCTGCCCCctcatccccagccccctctctttccccaggTCCTGCCAGTCCCAGTCAGCCGCCGGCCTATGGGAGCGGATATGTGTCCCCCTGGACCTTCTCCCTTTCTTACCTCAACACCGCATCTGTCTGTTGTGGCCCCGCCCAGTTTACACCACCACCCGATGGCAGTGACGTTCCACGCCATGCCCCGCCCAACCATGTTCCCTCCCTCGATGCTTCAGTCACACCCACATCCCACCGTCATCCCACTGCAGCCCATGTTTTAA